The genome window TATGTTGTAGTATGCTACACGCTACAACATACAACCGGCCAAAGGAGGCCCGACATGGCGATCTCGAAGGAGCAGATATTTGCGGTGGCCGACGAACTGGACGCGGCCGGCCAGAACCCCACGCTGGCGAACGTGCGCAAGCAGCTCGGCAGCGGCAGCTTCACCACCATCAGCGAGGCGATGAACGAGTGGCGCGCACGCAAGGCCAGCCAGGCCGCCCCGATCCGCGAGCCGGCACCGCAGGCGATCACCGACAAGCTGGCCGAGCTGGGCGGCGACTTGTGGGCCGTGGCGCTGGAAATGGCGAACAACCGCCTGGCCGCCGAGCGCGAGGCGCTGGAGGCCGTGCGCCAGGAGACGGAAGCAGCGCGCCAGGAAGCCGCAGAGCTGGCCGACCAGCTCACCGGCGAGCTGGACGAGGCCAAGGCCCGCGTCGCGGCCCTGGAGGCCGTCGAGGCGGCCGCCAAGGGCGAGGCCGACGAGCTGCGCGGCAAGCTCGCGGCGACCAGCGAGCGCGCGGCCACGGCCGAGGCCAGGGCCGGCGAGCTGCGCACGGAGCTGGATCACGCCCATCAGGAAGCCCGCCAGGCGCGCGCAGAGCGCGACAAGGCCCAGGAGAGGGCCACGGCCAGCGCCGACCAGGTGGAGGCCCTGCGGGCCGACCTCGCGGCCGCGAACAGCCGTACCGCCGAGATCGAGCGCCGCGCCGGCGAGCTGCGTGCCGACCTGGAGCGGGCGAACCAGGCGACCGACCAGGCGCGCGCCGCTCAGGCCGAGCAGCGGAAGGCCACCGAGGTGGCCGCCGCCGAGCGCGACCAGGTGCGCGCGGAGCTGGTGAAGGTGCAGGCCAAGGCCGAGGCGGCCGAGCAGGCCCACCAGGAGCAGCGCAAGGCGATGGCGGCCGAGGCACACCGCCAGGCCGAGCGGCTGACCGCCGCCCAGGGCGAGCGCGACCAGGCGAAGCGCGACGCTGCCCAGGCCCGCGAGGAAGCGGCCGGGCTTCGCGGCCGGCTGGAGGCCCTGGAAACCGTCATGGCGCAAGGCCGGGCGGCCGATCCGACCAGCGGCGGACGCAAAAAGACCTGATAAATCGGTTGGTTTTCCTTAAAATTACCCTGGAACCCTGACAAAACGCACAACCCGGCCGCTGGGAAGAGCCGGCCTCGCTTTGCCGAGGTCGGCTTTTTTGTTGGAGCGCGGCTTGCATGGGGCCACCATCACCCTTTTGAGAACCACGGCAACCATAGGAGTGCCCGATGAAAGAACGCCTCTTGGTCATGAACGGTCAACGCATCGTTCAGGCCGAAAAGGACGGCGCTTGGACGAATCAGAAAGTAGACAAGGCGGGCGCGTTGAAGCCCGGCATCTACAACCTGTACACGGCCCAAGCGGCCGACAAGAAGCAGACCCACGCCGGCGTGATCGTTCATGCCGACGCCACCAACGTGTACCAGCAGATCGGCAAGAACTTTGTCATG of Variovorax paradoxus contains these proteins:
- a CDS encoding DNA-binding protein produces the protein MAISKEQIFAVADELDAAGQNPTLANVRKQLGSGSFTTISEAMNEWRARKASQAAPIREPAPQAITDKLAELGGDLWAVALEMANNRLAAEREALEAVRQETEAARQEAAELADQLTGELDEAKARVAALEAVEAAAKGEADELRGKLAATSERAATAEARAGELRTELDHAHQEARQARAERDKAQERATASADQVEALRADLAAANSRTAEIERRAGELRADLERANQATDQARAAQAEQRKATEVAAAERDQVRAELVKVQAKAEAAEQAHQEQRKAMAAEAHRQAERLTAAQGERDQAKRDAAQAREEAAGLRGRLEALETVMAQGRAADPTSGGRKKT
- the kfrB gene encoding IncP plasmid survival protein KfrB (KfrA, KfrB, and KfrC together were shown to be essential for IncP-1 plasmid R751.); its protein translation is MKERLLVMNGQRIVQAEKDGAWTNQKVDKAGALKPGIYNLYTAQAADKKQTHAGVIVHADATNVYQQIGKNFVMHARSDFDKVPEIGSAKSISYNAQGKAAVAAEAPKLTRGRSM